The Kluyveromyces lactis strain NRRL Y-1140 chromosome B complete sequence genome contains a region encoding:
- a CDS encoding uncharacterized protein (some similarities with uniprot|P32768 Saccharomyces cerevisiae YAR050W) → MTIQTVACYIPINGTLPAAFNYPETLTLSNFTMLLSGYFYAPKSGEYQFKINRADDLAYANIGAGSAFDCCQKSDTVSNPAASDLITELGASSNATVNLQAGVFYPLRLLYINRYGNLGLEFQFVDADGILHETFDDYVYNFPDDSLGNICPMSVTTTTVPWTQTVTSTYTTETAYEVSDGSSTTAILVVVETPEVQTDTTTYTPWTGTTSNTIGTETVTETGSDGIPTVKTIYTVETPEGQTATTVYTSWTGEYTTTFATEIVTSTGEDGIPTIKAIYSVETPAETKPTFSGWASNTITSDVTSTQPTFSLTTVTTTSNGVTTVYTTTCPIDTTTTESASNEYHTSKSEIDETSTRETSFATGTNKDQSSSVEVTTASQNAEVSSAEIAITSDVSSESETRQAQTSSTAETRVVTTTTASTSNLISTYEGSAVKLLATPFIAVILALL, encoded by the coding sequence ATGACAATCCAGACCGTTGCTTGTTACATCCCTATCAACGGTACTTTACCTGCTGCATTTAATTATCCTGAGACGCTGACATTAAGTAATTTCACTATGCTTTTATCTGGTTATTTTTATGCTCCTAAGAGTGGAGAGTACCAGTTCAAGATTAATAGAGCTGATGATCTTGCCTACGCTAATATCGGGGCCGGCAGTGCCTTCGATTGTTGTCAAAAATCTGATACCGTTTCCAATCCAGCAGCATCTGATTTGATTACTGAACTTGGAGCATCCTCTAATGCCACTGTTAACTTGCAAGCGGGCGTATTCTATCCATTAAGATTACTATACATTAACAGGTATGGTAACCTTGGTCTAGAGTTCCAGTTTGTGGATGCAGATGGTATCCTGCATGAAACATTCGACGATTATGTGTACAACTTTCCTGACGACTCATTAGGAAATATTTGTCCTATGAGTGTCACTACCACTACTGTGCCATGGACACAAACAGTAACCTCAACTTACACCACCGAAACGGCATACGAAGTTTCTGATGGGTCAAGCACTACTGCAATTTTGGTTGTCGTTGAAACCCCTGAGGTTCAAACTGATACAACCACTTACACTCCATGGACCGGTACCACTTCCAACACTATTGGTACAGAAACAGTGACTGAAACTGGCTCAGATGGTATTCCAACTGTGAAAACAATTTACACCGTTGAGACCCCAGAAGGTCAGACTGCAACAACCGTGTATACCAGCTGGACAGGCGAATATACTACCACCTTCGCCACTGAAATTGTTACCTCAACTGGTGAGGATGGAATTCCAACAATCAAGGCAATTTACTCAGTTGAAACTCCTGCAGAAACCAAACCAACATTTAGCGGTTGGGCTAGTAACACTATTACGTCTGATGTAACATCAACACAGCCAACCTTCTCATTGACTACTGTCACTACAACAAGTAACGGTGTTACTACCGTCTACACCACCACTTGTCCTATCGATACCACTACCACTGAAAGTGCATCTAATGAGTATCACACTTCAAAGTCGGAGATCGATGAAACTTCTACCAGAGAAACCTCATTTGCTACAGGTACAAACAAAGACCAAAGTTCTAGTGTTGAAGTAACAACCGCTTCTCAAAATGCTGAAGTCTCATCAGCCGAAATCGCTATCACTTCTGATGTGTCATCCGAAAGTGAAACCAGACAAGCACAAACAAGCTCTACCGCAGAAACACGAGTAGTAACTACTACCACAGCATCTACATCCAACTTGATATCAACGTACGAGGGTAGCGCTGTCAAGCTTCTTGCGACTCCATTCATTGCGGTAATCTTGGCATTGCTATGA
- a CDS encoding uncharacterized protein (conserved hypothetical protein): protein MSLEVGGPTLFCTEQYVLPIDSSTTLGDAIRCGRSWGSRHPSDDWLPESMDISPPIYNASAPNTDLNSTHRTCGPYFILAGSSNITLLQAWQCGVLAGNRATSSSSNVVKTPHLLYLMILIAYFV from the coding sequence ATGTCACTGGAAGTTGGTGGACCAACATTATTTTGCACTGAACAGTATGTGCTACCAATAGATTCAAGCACTACATTAGGTGATGCCATACGCTGTGGCCGCAGCTGGGGTAGCAGACATCCGAGTGATGATTGGCTCCCTGAGTCGATGGATATATCTCCACCAATTTACAATGCTTCTGCGCCAAATACAGATCTTAACAGTACGCACCGGACTTGTGGACCATATTTCATACTTGCAGGGAGCTCTAACATAACGCTATTACAAGCTTGGCAATGTGGTGTACTTGCTGGTAACAGAGCTACGTCCTCGTCGTCCAATGTGGTAAAGACTCCCCATTTATTGTACCTGATGATTCTAATTGCGTATTTCGTGTGA
- a CDS encoding histidine phosphatase family protein (similar to uniprot|P24031 Saccharomyces cerevisiae YBR092C PHO3 Constitutively expressed acid phosphatase similar to Pho5p; brought to the cell surface by transport vesicles; hydrolyzes thiamin phosphates in the periplasmic space, increasing cellular thiamin uptake; expression is repressed by thiamin), with product MLSILLSLLSLSGTHAAPISKDNGTVCYALNSSTTDESIFPLLNGQGPHYDYPQSFGIPVEVPDQCTVEHVQMLARHGERYPTASKGKLMIALWDKLKEFQGQYNGPMEVFNDYEFFVSNTKYFDQLTNSTDVDPSNPYAGAKTAQHLGKYIAYNYGDLFSDSNPVFTSSSGRVHQTAKYVVSSLEEELDIQLDLQIIQENETSGANSLTPADSCMTYNGDLGDEYFENATLPYLTDIKNRWMKKNSNLNLTLEHDDIELLVDWCAFETNVKGSSAVCDLFERNDLVAYSYYANVNNFYRRGAGNPMSNPIGSVLVNASYNLLTQADELDNKVWLSFSHDTDIQQFISALGLIDNGVTEYSLDQVDFQNIQQLSWVTPMGGRIFTEKLKCGNASYVRYIINDVIIPVPGCTSGPGFSCPIEDFDDYITNRLNGIDYVSSCEVQQVSNTTELTFYWDYNEVEYNGPVSNK from the coding sequence ATGCTATCTATTCTGTTGAgtttattatcattatcagGGACCCATGCGGCTCCTATTTCAAAGGACAACGGCACAGTCTGTTATGCCCTCAACAGCAGTACCACAGATGAATCCATCTTTCCCCTTTTGAACGGTCAAGGTCCCCACTACGATTACCCACAATCGTTTGGGATCCCAGTGGAAGTCCCAGACCAGTGCACAGTTGAACATGTCCAAATGTTGGCAAGACATGGAGAGAGATATCCAACTGCATCAAAGGGTAAACTTATGATTGCATTATGggataaattgaaggaattcCAGGGTCAATATAACGGTCCTATGGAAGTTTTCAACGATTATGAGTTTTTTGTGTCAAACACAAAGTACTTCGACCAATTGACTAATTCTACCGATGTAGACCCTTCCAATCCTTACGCAGGTGCAAAGACCGCTCAACATTTGGGGAAATACATTGCTTACAACTACGGGGATCTGTTTAGTGACTCCAACCCAGTCTTTACCTCCAGCTCAGGGAGAGTCCATCAAACTGCCAAATACGTAGTTtcatctttggaagaagaacttgacATTCAACttgatcttcaaattattcaagaaaatgagaCCTCAGGTGCAAACTCCCTTACCCCTGCAGATTCGTGTATGACATACAATGGTGACCTTGGTGACGAGTACTTCGAAAATGCCACACTACCATATTTAActgatatcaaaaacagatggatgaaaaagaactcTAACTTGAATCTAACTTTGGAGCATGATGACATCGAACTGTTGGTGGACTGGTGTGCCTTTGAAACCAATGTTAAAGGTAGTTCAGCCGTTTGCGATCTCTTTGAGCGCAATGACTTGGTTGCTTATTCCTATTACGCAAATGTGAATAACTTCTACAGGAGAGGGGCTGGTAATCCTATGTCGAATCCAATTGGTTCAGTGTTGGTCAACGCCTCTTACAATCTTTTGACACAAGCTGATGAATTGGACAACAAGGTCTGGCTTTCATTCTCTCATGACACCGATATCCAACAATTCATTTCAGCGCTTGGTTTGATCGACAACGGCGTCACTGAGTATTCTCTCGATCAAGTTGATTTCCAAAACATCCAGCAACTAAGTTGGGTGACGCCTATGGGAGGTCGTATCTTcactgaaaaattgaagtGTGGAAATGCCTCTTATGTTCGTTATATTATCAACGATGTGATTATTCCAGTTCCAGGTTGCACCTCAGGTCCAGGGTTTTCCTGTCCTATCGAGGACTTTGACGATTACATCACAAACAGATTGAATGGCATTGACTATGTTTCCAGTTGCGAAGTTCAACAGGTGTCTAACACCACCGAACTTACTTTCTACTGGGACTACAATGAAGTGGAGTACAACGGTCCCGTTAGTAACAAGTAA
- a CDS encoding MCT family MFS transporter (similar to uniprot|P36032 Saccharomyces cerevisiae YKL221W MCH2 Protein with similarity to mammalian monocarboxylate permeases which are involved in transport of monocarboxylic acids across the plasma membrane mutant is not deficient in monocarboxylate transport) — protein sequence MSATLQSIMSENNTTFREKGEAATSLETSNISSAGELKDPGRLEKEQTIYEFETVPEDEDDSYNKIKVPDGGYGWVVVFSSFLLNFCTSGASYGYGVYLSYYMDSGKYETGGKLDYAAIGGLSFGVGVLFSPLYNYILINTSPRKLISLGIVIQNVAALLAAFSTKLWQVYLTQGVFISIGTGAICFPNTTIAAPWFRKKRSLALGITVAGTGVGGIVFNLSTQRIIDNYDSKWALISQCIICSVLSTVAVLLIRTRRDEVQKYSDTPTTAVALDMFKYPVIWLLILWVCFTMLGYVVQVYSLFSFTISLGYTSKQASAVSCVICVGIIVGRPLVGLAADKFGAVTTGMFCHLIVAILCYGMWIPCRNYATVVVFGLFEGMLMGSIWLLLTSIITRLVGLPKLEAVYSVVWMFLGVCAIVSPVIGISLAKNNVKPGENAYLYTAVYCGTAYLLAALALWCIRGIIIARDKVSLVEKTGYDDGELHLRVNLVDALKGMAHYGKLYRKV from the coding sequence ATGAGTGCAACTCTTCAGAGCATCATGTCCGAGAATAATACTACCTTCAGAGAGAAAGGAGAGGCCGCTACCAGCTTGGAAACttcaaacatttcttcagcaggagaattgaaagatccTGGCAGACTCGAAAAGGAGCAAACTATTTATGAATTTGAGACTGTgccagaagatgaggatgatagctacaacaaaataaaagttCCAGATGGAGGCTATGGCTGGGTGGTGGTTTTCTCATCCTTCTTGTTAAACTTCTGCACCTCTGGTGCGTCGTATGGTTACGGTGTTTACTTGTCATATTACATGGATAGTGGAAAATACGAAACTGGAGGTAAACTCGACTATGCTGCCATTGGGGGATTGAGCTTTGGTGTTGGGGTTCTTTTTTCTCCCTTGTACAACTATATATTGATAAACACTTCACCAAGGAAGCTCATTTCGCTTGGAATCGTCATTCAGAATGTTGCCGCGTTACTAGCTGCCTTTTCTACCAAATTATGGCAGGTGTATCTGACTCAAGGTGTGTTCATCTCAATAGGTACAGGCGCAATATGCTTTCCAAACACTACAATAGCCGCACCATGGTTtaggaagaaaagatccCTAGCTCTGGGGATTACCGTGGCCGGTACGGGGGTTGGAGGAATCGTTTTCAACCTCTCCACCCAACgcattattgataattatGATTCCAAGTGGGCGTTGATTTCTCAATGTATCATATGCTCAGTGCTGAGTACTGTAGCGGTGCTTTTGATTAGAACCAGAAGAGACGAGGTTCAGAAGTATTCTGATACGCCCACAACAGCAGTGGCGCTGGATATGTTCAAGTACCCAGTGATATGGTTATTGATCCTTTGGGTGTGTTTCACCATGCTTGGTTATGTTGTTCAGGTCTATTCTCTGTTCTCGTTTACGATTTCTCTCGGCTACACTTCCAAACAAGCCTCGGCGGTGTCCTGTGTTATATGTGTGGGAATCATTGTTGGAAGACCTCTTGTGGGACTTGCCGCCGATAAGTTCGGAGCGGTGACAACAGGGATGTTCTGCCATCTGATTGTAGCTATTCTGTGTTATGGAATGTGGATTCCGTGCAGAAATTACGCAACAGTTGTCGTGTTCGGTCTCTTCGAGGGAATGTTGATGGGATCAATATGGCTACTACTCACTTCCATAATAACACGGTTGGTCGGTTTGCCAAAACTAGAAGCGGTGTATTCGGTAGTGTGGATGTTTCTTGGAGTGTGTGCTATTGTGTCACCTGTAATTGGTATTTCTCTTGCAAAGAACAATGTTAAGCCAGGGGAGAACGCCTACTTGTACACGGCAGTTTACTGTGGAACAGCGTACCTGTTGGCAGCGTTAGCTCTTTGGTGCATTCGCGGTATTATTATCGCACGCGACAAAGTAAGTTTGGTTGAAAAGACTGGCTACGATGATGGTGAGCTACATTTGAGGGTAAACCTTGTCGATGCGCTGAAAGGAATGGCGCACTACGGCAAGTTATATCGAAAGGTGTGA
- a CDS encoding uncharacterized protein (conserved hypothetical protein), which produces MVSNSTSVCFNSTSYTIDVSELPLPEWLDDWDSLLLAMPCDDEIFVSVPKDLDSNTTAKILAYSLASGIAVDNWNSELQKRENIQADLDAFWETGTVELDSLSIVHN; this is translated from the coding sequence ATGGTTTCCAATTCCACTTCagtttgtttcaattccacTAGCTATACCATTGATGTTTCTGAGCTCCCTCTTCCAGAATGGTTAGATGACTGGGATTCTTTATTACTTGCTATGCCGTgcgatgatgaaattttcgTTTCTGTTCCAAAAGATCTGGACAGCAACACTACAGCAAAGATACTGGCTTATTCTTTAGCCTCTGGTATTGCAGTTGATAATTGGAATAGTGAACTGCAGAAGAGAGAAAACATTCAGGCAGATCTTGATGCCTTCTGGGAAACAGGCACTGTTGAGCTAGACTCGCTATCAATTGTACACAATTGA
- a CDS encoding uncharacterized protein (conserved hypothetical protein) yields MVSLECLLLASSIPNFRLFDQSLAGDTFTVISSADNSSGYFLNVSAYFENGSFYSWESFATVAATSDFFASH; encoded by the coding sequence ATGGTCAGCTTGGAATGTTTATTACTTGCTAGTTCCATTCCGAATTTCCGTTTGTTCGATCAAAGTTTAGCTGGCGATACATTCACCGTTATCTCATCCGCCGACAACAGTAGTGGGtactttttgaatgtgAGTGCATACTTCGAAAACGGGTCATTCTACAGTTGGGAATCGTTCGCAACAGTTGCTGCAACTTCAGACTTTTTCGCTAGTCACTAA
- a CDS encoding glycoside hydrolase family 13 protein (similar to uniprot|Q08295 Saccharomyces cerevisiae YOL157C), whose protein sequence is MTITKFVSEHPQTDPKWWKEAIVYQVYPASFKDSNHDGWGDIKGIDSKLEYIKELGANAIWICPFYDSPQEDMGYDISDYEKVWPRYGTNEDIFNLIDRAHGLGIKIIVDLVINHCSSEHAWFKEARSSLDNPKRDWFIWKAPKGFDSNGKPIPPNNWRSFFGGSAWEYDEHTGQFYLRLFAKGQPDFNWENEVTRNAIYESAVGFWLDHGVDGFRIDTAGLYSKQPGFPDVPIINPGLDFQHPDPAILNGPRIHEFHKEMNKFMRERVKDGRELLTVGEIPCGTHDVCKAYTSAKEQEITQLFEFEHVSVGRKPGNVGVVNFKLSEFKDGIAAAFQFIDKTDSWSTVYIENHDQPRSVTRFGDDSPEYREISAKLLALLETSLTGTLYVYQGQELGMINFRDWPIEKYEDVEVKGMYKMMVDQFGADSDQVKDYVNGLQLISRDHARTPFPWTSEAPYAGFTDGKEPWFPLTETFQEGINAEDELKDPKSVFNFWKTAIEVRKTHKDVLNYGYDFTFVDHANEKLFAFTKKYGEKVLYVVLNFSKEEIEFSFLEGYNSYDYIFGNYPEAEIDTGSNKLQPWEGRFYYAN, encoded by the coding sequence ATGACGATTACCAAGTTTGTATCCGAGCACCCCCAAACAGACCCAAAGTGGTGGAAAGAAGCAATTGTTTACCAGGTTTACCCTGCTAGTTTCAAAGACTCTAACCATGATGGATGGGGTGATATCAAAGGTATTGATTCGAAGCTGGAGTACATTAAAGAACTTGGAGCTAACGCGATTTGGATCTGCCCATTCTATGATTCTCCACAAGAGGATATGGGTTATGATATTTCAGATTACGAAAAGGTTTGGCCACGCTACGGTACGaatgaagatatcttcaatttgatcGACAGAGCACACGGTTTGGGAATCAAAATCATTGTGGATCTTGTTATCAATCACTGCTCTTCTGAACACGCTTGGTTCAAAGAAGCTCGGTCGAGCTTGGATAACCCCAAACGTGATTGGTTTATCTGGAAAGCACCAAAGGGATTCGACTCCAATGGCAAACCAATTCCTCCCAATAACTGGAgatctttctttggtggTTCTGCCTGGGAGTACGATGAACATACCGGCCAATTCTACCTGCGTTTATTTGCGAAAGGTCAACCAGATTTCAATTGGGAGAATGAAGTGACTCGTAATGCCATTTACGAAAGTGCTGTAGGATTCTGGTTAGACCATGGTGTCGATGGTTTCAGAATCGATACAGCTGGTCTATACTCCAAGCAACCAGGGTTCCCTGATGTGCCAATAATCAACCCTGGTTTGGACTTCCAGCATCCTGACCCAGCTATTTTGAATGGTCCAAGGATTCATGAATTCCACAAGGAGATGAACAAATTTATGAGAGAGCGTGTTAAAGATGGCAGAGAGTTGTTAACGGTGGGTGAGATTCCTTGTGGGACTCATGACGTGTGCAAGGCGTACACCAGTGCAAAAGAGCAAGAAATTACTCAACTATTCGAATTTGAGCACGTGTCTGTGGGTAGGAAGCCGGGAAATGTTGGTGTAGTTAACTTTAAACTGTCAGAATTCAAGGATGGTATTGCGGCAGCATTCCAGTTCATTGATAAGACAGACTCTTGGTCCACTGTCTACATTGAAAACCATGACCAGCCACGTTCTGTGACAAGATTCGGGGATGACAGCCCAGAGTACCGAGAAATATCAGCAAAATTGCTGGCTCTGTTGGAAACAAGTTTGACAGGCACTCTGTACGTATACCAAGGCCAGGAATTAGGTATGATTAACTTCAGAGACTGGccaattgagaaatatGAAGATGTCGAAGTGAAAGGTATGTACAAGATGATGGTTGATCAATTCGGTGCGGACTCTGATCAAGTCAAAGATTACGTTAATGGTTTGCAGTTGATTTCTAGAGACCATGCGAGGACTCCATTCCCATGGACATCCGAGGCTCCATATGCTGGATTCACAGACGGCAAGGAACCATGGTTCCCTTTAACTGAGACTTTCCAAGAAGGTATCAACGCCGAAGATGAGCTGAAAGACCCAAAGtctgttttcaatttttggaagACGGCTATTGAAGTCAGAAAGACACACAAGGATGTATTGAATTATGGATATGACTTCACCTTTGTTGACCATGCTAACGAGAAACTCTTTGCTTTCACTAAGAAGTACGGAGAGAAGGTATTGTATGTGGTGTTGAACTTCagcaaagaagagattgaGTTCAGCTTCTTGGAAGGTTACAACTCTTATGACTACATTTTCGGTAATTATCCAGAGGCCGAAATCGACACTGGATCTAACAAGTTACAGCCATGGGAAGGTAGATTTTACTATGCCAATTGA
- a CDS encoding sugar porter family MFS transporter (uniprot|Q9Y845 Kluyveromyces lactis mal21 Maltose permease) has protein sequence MDSSSSVLQKDTKQVDIEHREEASSNDQLVDQNALLDSFLGDVDGAASADATEKSMSLLEGLRKYPKAVGWSLVVSTGLIMEGYDTAFINNLFALPIFRTTFGEYNQANDIWEIPSKWQIGLGMCVACGEIIGLQITGIFADRYGYRLVLIAGLVLLIAFNFILYFANSLTMIAIGQILSGIPWGSFQTLCVSYASEVCPLVLRYYLTTYINLCWLIGQVIAAGVLKACQEHLANDELGWRLPFALQWIWPVPLIVGIYLAPESPWWLVRKGRIDQAKRSVTRILTLPTSEKDKLTDIMITKMRMTVEKENRLASESSSYMDCFKGIDARRTRITCLTWVMQNLTGSALMGYSTYFYEKAGLDTSAAFTFSIIQYVIGIVGTLTSWFLSSRAGRFTILFWGVFFQTIVMFITGGLGFSSSEGASWGAGSMLLIYNFFYNSTLGPVVYCVVSEIPSDRLRTKTVVLARNSYNLIAIVNSILTPYMLNSDQWNWGAKTGLFWGGLAAISLVWAYFDLPETKGRTFAELDELFHQRVPARKFNSTHVEPFSRETIMKDLDVNPEVWLETIEEGDTDIKK, from the coding sequence ATGgattcttcatcgtccGTGCTTCAGAAAGACACAAAACAGGTCGATATTGAACATAGGGAAGAAGCAAGCTCCAACGATCAGTTAGTAGATCAAAATGCCTTATTAGATAGCTTCCTTGGTGACGTCGATGGTGCTGCGAGCGCTGATGCGACTGAAAAAAGTATGTCTCTCTTAGAAGGGTTGCGCAAGTACCCGAAAGCTGTAGGTTGGTCCTTAGTGGTTTCAACCGGCTTAATCATGGAAGGGTACGACACTGCTTTCATTAACAATCTGTTTGctcttccaatttttcGAACCACTTTCGGTGAATACAATCAAGCGAATGACATTTGGGAGATTCCTTCCAAATGGCAAATTGGTTTGGGGATGTGTGTTGCCTGTGGTGAGATTATTGGTTTGCAGATAACTGGTATATTCGCAGATCGTTACGGTTACAGGCTTGTGTTGATTGCTGGCttggttcttttgattgctttcaattttattcTCTACTTTGCAAACAGTTTGACTATGATTGCTATAGGCCAAATTTTAAGTGGTATCCCATGGGGCTCATTCCAAACACTCTGCGTTTCATATGCTAGTGAGGTCTGTCCATTGGTTTTGAGATACTATTTGACAACATACATCAATTTATGTTGGCTTATCGGGCAAGTGATTGCCGCTGGAGTTTTGAAGGCATGTCAGGAACATCTTGCCAATGATGAGCTAGGTTGGAGACTTCCATTTGCGTTACAGTGGATATGGCCGGTTCCTTTGATTGTAGGTATTTACCTTGCTCCAGAATCTCCTTGGTGGTTGGTTAGAAAGGGCAGGATCGATCAAGCCAAACGATCCGTCACAAGAATTCTAACCCTGCCCACTTCTGAAAAGGACAAGCTAACTGACATAATGATCACAAAAATGAGAATGACTGTCGAGAAAGAAAACCGTCTTGCTTCCGAATCAAGTTCTTATATGGACTGTTTCAAGGGCATTGATGCGAGAAGAACCAGGATAACGTGTCTCACATGGGTCATGCAAAATTTAACGGGATCCGCTTTGATGGGATACTCCACCTATTTCTATGAAAAAGCCGGGTTGGACACTTCTGCAGCCTTCACTTTTTCCATCATTCAATACGTGATTGGTATTGTTGGTACCTTAACATCATGGTTCCTATCTTCCAGAGCTGGTCGCTTCACGATTCTCTTTTGGGGTGTCTTTTTCCAGACGATAGTTATGTTCATTACTGGTGGCCTCGGATTCAGCAGCTCTGAAGGTGCCAGTTGGGGTGCTGGTTCCATGTTGCTGATCTACAACTTCTTTTACAACTCCACCTTAGGTCCTGTTGTTTACTGTGTGGTGTCAGAAATTCCTAGTGACAGATTGAGAACTAAAACTGTAGTTCTAGCACGTAACTCCTACAACTTGATAGCTATTGTAAATTCTATTTTGACACCGTATATGTTAAACTCCGACCAATGGAACTGGGGTGCAAAGACAGGTTTGTTCTGGGGTGGATTAGCTGCCATCTCATTAGTTTGGGCTTACTTCGATCTCCCAGAAACTAAGGGCAGAACATTTGCAGAGCTTGATGAGTTATTCCATCAAAGAGTTCCAGCAAGGAAGTTTAACAGTACACATGTGGAGCCTTTCTCTCGTGAGACAATAATGAAAGACCTGGATGTGAACCCTGAGGTTTGGTTGGAAACAATCGAAGAAGGGGACACCGACATCAAAAAGTAA